ttttaaattttattgcaggTCTAAACGTGCTGTCAAGAGGATCAGTGCCACTGACAAAAAATGGACAGAAATGAAGCCCCAGATTTCTCTGACATGGAAGAGGTAAATTAGAATGATTACAGAACAGTTTTCGACAGCGCCCCAAACAAAGACAAGGAGCCTTTtgatttgtttcgttttgaattgtttttttttttttaaattttttttggggaGAGGAGTCAATAAACTCTGACAATCGAGGAaaaatttattctgctctgAAGGTCTTAAAAGAATTACGTTTCCAGGATCAAGGTACAAACTCAAAGAAAGGCGACTAAGAATGAAGGGGTCggaggaggggagggaaggAGTATCTAGGGTTTTCCACTATTTGCATGGACAGAAGAGATTTGTCCAAGATTTGCCTTAAACTATGTCCATTCAGAAATGCACGCAAACGGTTTTCGATGTGACAAATTGACCACTTGGTCATCTATGATCTTTCCCTCGCTGCCGATGATATTTGTCTTGTATGGTATTTTTATCTGAATAATTATTTCAATGCTAAGATCATCTGTTAAATTGTAGAGAGAGCGCCTAAGAATGGACCGTGAGCTAGAGGAAATCATTGGCAAGATCAACCTTTTGCCCGAAGATGAAAAGCAAGATAGAAGAGATTTAAGAGAACTTCAAGAGAAAACAGAGAAGATGAATTCCCACGCAAAAGAGACCATTGAGAGCCTTCGTGCAGCGGCTAAGAAACTAGACGACGTATGGAAGGACTGCAAGATATCTCATGCTGTTGGAACCAGCGTTGGAATACTGGGTGGGCTTCTTACAATCGGTGGAGGAATTGCAACAGCACTGACAGCAGGGGCTGCTACTCCTTTGTTGATAGCAGGATTGTGTGTTGGAGGCGCTGGAGCTACTACAAACTTAGGGACTGCTATCGTCGAGGCGGTGATAAATTCTGCTGAAATCAAAGAGGCCGAGAAACACCTTGGTGAGACCATAGACAGTGCTAACGAGGTAGACAGGATTGTCCAGGAGGTTTTGATGATCAAGGAAAGAGCGAGgcttatttatatttattaccTTGCCAAGACCCTGGAGTTGGGAAGTCCTGTGGTCTTGAAGATCCTTCGTGAGTTGGTGTTTTTCTCCGCAGGAACACCTACTAAAATGGTAATACAAGTAACAGAAAAGGTAATGGCCTGTGCACAGGCAGCGAGTCAGGCCAGTGTGAAAGCTGCAACCCAGGGTGGTGTTCAAGGAGCGGGAAAGGCAGCTGCACAATCTGTTGACGATGTGGTACGAGCAACGGGTCAGGCTGGAGCACAAGCTGCAGATGACGTGGTCCAAGCAGGGGCTAGGGCGGGCTCCGAGGCAGTCGGTGAAGTTGTGGGTAAAGTCATCATTGTGGTCAATGTTGCATTCGTGGTGTGGGATGCCATAGACCTTGGCTTCACTATCAGGGATCTCGTTGAAAACAAGGGATCTGAAGCTGCAAAAGTTCTGAGACAAAAGGCAGACAAACTCGAGAATGCCATGAAGGAGTAAAACTCAGCCAAAGGGAAGAGTTCGAAACGATTTTCAATGATAAACATAACATTGATCTGCGTTGAAGTGAACATTTTTCACCATGCAGTTAGTTGCATTTG
This is a stretch of genomic DNA from Pocillopora verrucosa isolate sample1 chromosome 12, ASM3666991v2, whole genome shotgun sequence. It encodes these proteins:
- the LOC131784880 gene encoding apolipoprotein L3 isoform X1; the protein is MDRNEAPDFSDMEERERLRMDRELEEIIGKINLLPEDEKQDRRDLRELQEKTEKMNSHAKETIESLRAAAKKLDDVWKDCKISHAVGTSVGILGGLLTIGGGIATALTAGAATPLLIAGLCVGGAGATTNLGTAIVEAVINSAEIKEAEKHLGETIDSANEVDRIVQEVLMIKERARLIYIYYLAKTLELGSPVVLKILRELVFFSAGTPTKMVIQVTEKVMACAQAASQASVKAATQGGVQGAGKAAAQSVDDVVRATGQAGAQAADDVVQAGARAGSEAVGEVVGKVIIVVNVAFVVWDAIDLGFTIRDLVENKGSEAAKVLRQKADKLENAMKE
- the LOC131784880 gene encoding apolipoprotein L3 isoform X2 encodes the protein MDRELEEIIGKINLLPEDEKQDRRDLRELQEKTEKMNSHAKETIESLRAAAKKLDDVWKDCKISHAVGTSVGILGGLLTIGGGIATALTAGAATPLLIAGLCVGGAGATTNLGTAIVEAVINSAEIKEAEKHLGETIDSANEVDRIVQEVLMIKERARLIYIYYLAKTLELGSPVVLKILRELVFFSAGTPTKMVIQVTEKVMACAQAASQASVKAATQGGVQGAGKAAAQSVDDVVRATGQAGAQAADDVVQAGARAGSEAVGEVVGKVIIVVNVAFVVWDAIDLGFTIRDLVENKGSEAAKVLRQKADKLENAMKE